GGCACTACAGCCAGTCGAAGTCACAGGTGGCAAAACTCTTACAACAGGACCCACTTGTGCATGCACCTCTTCAAAGACAGCTGGTGCTCAGGGTGTGCCTCGCAGGAGAGCCCAAGAGGTAGGGACAGGCCTCACTAGTGCTCCAACCAATGACAAGCCTTGAGGTGCTGCTGCCTGTCCCCAGCTGCCTCTGCAGAACCCTAAAGGAGGGTTCTTGTCTCTACAGGTTTGCAGTGTGGCTTTTGACAAACAGAGAGGGCCTAGAGAAGAGTCACAGGAGACCCATACAGTTTTTAAGGAAATTGTATTGGCAGATATATCACCAGCTGGGACCAGGAGCACAGAGCCATGGAGGACATCCCTTGAGGCTGAATAAGAGCTGCTCATGCCATTCACTGAATCTTGGAATGCACCAGCGGCTCCCTTGGGGCCCCCAGCATCCCTCCTTTCCACAGGGCACCCACAGTGACTGGCCCAGGCCTGCCCCACGTTGGAGGTTGGGTACATGCTGTGGATGGAGGTGTTATAGCCTGGATGGTGGCTTCCAAAAGCACATGCTCAGCCCTCATACcagcacctcagaatgtgactgaaGATAGGGACTTTACAGAGTTCATGAAGGTAAAAAAGAGGTCCTCAGGGTGGGCTCTGATCCAGTGTGACAGGTCCCTATAAGAAGAGATCAAGCCGGGCACCGTggccacgcctgtcatcccaatgacttgggaggctgaggcaggaggaccacaagtttgaggtcaccttcagcaacttatccagaccttatctcaaaaaagcAAGGGTGTTCTAGGATGCTGAAACAGGGCACTGACCCTCTGTCACCAGGAAGCCTGAATAACCCCCTGGCTTCACTCACTCTCAGTGGACTTAGAGGTCACTGACTTGGAGGCCACTGGCTGGGCAGTGCTTTATTAGGCCCCACTGGCTTTGCTGTGCAGGTTAGGATGATGGCAGTGGCCTAGGGGACTCTTCAGTCAGTGAAAACACTGACTCTTCACTTGGGCCCACAAGTGGCATCCCTGACTCCAAATTGTGTCTGTCCCCATTGCCTTAACCTTGGGGCAAAGTCCACTCAGATCTACACGTAGGCAGGTTGGttatctgagaagtgtctgtccaaGACCATAACATGGCGTGGGTCTCCCCTTAAGGCCAAAGACACTAGCTCATGAGAGTGGGAAGAGGAGATGCCCCTGGGGGGTCTGCACTTGTTTCCAGGAGAGATATGAAcgtccctcccctctcccagccCGTCACGCGTGAGCTCAGCCACTCATGGACCAAGTGTCTGTGTCTTTCCATGGAGGCAGAACTTCCTGAGTAACAGTGAATTCACATGCTACCCCAGTTTCATCCGTGGCAGTTCTCTGAGTGCTCCTGAGCCTGGCAGTTGCGGGTTCTTTTACTCTAACCATAACCGCTCATCTCTGTAATACTCAAGTCACACTTACACATGGCGGGATTTCTAGGTTGCAGAAAGGCTGAGCAAGGATAAGGTGGACACAGGGTTTCTGGAGGTGGCACTGAGTGAGAGCAGAGGGCAGGTGCAGAGTAGGCTGAAGAGCTTGTTCAGGGTGCAGAGCTGTCGGAGCACAGGACTGACTCTAGGCCAGGGTCCTGAAGGCAGATGCTTTCAAAGCCAGGGAGATGGAGCTGAGctgggggacagggacagggagctGGAGATTTTCCAGTTAATGTCATGGCGCATTCAGACTGGCTGGCTGATGATGGGTTGGTGCATGCCACCCTACCCAGTCTCAGGGTGCACCTCCTGCCGTGGGTCTTGGGCGAGGGGGTTGCTGTGTTTGGTCTGGTGTGTTTGATGAGCGCAGGGGCCTGGTTTTTCTTTAGGGTGGTGCTGGGCAGACGGTGGCTGTTGACTTGAACAAGGTGGAGTCATTCTACTTCGacatttaactcaaaatggagctGTTCTTGGCAAACTAGTGCTGTATAAAGTGGAGTCCTGGGAGGCCAGGCGCAGCTATGCTGTGGAGTTCGAGTCCCTGGGAGCAGGATGCAGCCTGCCCTCCATACTTTATTCCTGTCCTGCGCCCATCCCTCTCCCTCATGGTCCCTGCCTGTGTCTGTAGCCCCTCCAGCCCCTGGAGTTGGCAACTGATTTGGGAGCAGAGCTCCCTCTTCTCCACGCTCTGTCCACTGCATAAAgcccttcttccttcccaacACTCACCTTTCAGACAGTTTCTTCCTGTGGGATGAGCCCCAGACTCCTCAGTGGCACGCCACCCAAATCTAATAAGCTCACGCAGAGGGATGTGTTTCTACAGAAGTGTGAGTGTGACTCCACCCCGAAGTAAGTTGGGACCCAACGCCCACGCTGTTTCCTAAGTGGCAAGCACACTGAGGCAGCTCTCTGTGCTCCAGCTGGACACACCACACCCAGACATGTTTCCAGCATCGTCTTCAGAAGTGCCAAGCTGGGCAGGGTGCCCTGacccctgcagctcaggaggctgaggcaggaggatcagatcacaagttcaaagccagcctcaccaacttagcaaggctcctGGCAACTTGGAAAGATCCTgctcaaaataatatatttttaaaaaggtctggggctgtggctctatggttaagtgcccttagtaccagaaaaagaaggagaaggggaaaggggagggagggggaggggagggggaggggaggagtggggaaggagaagaaaggggaggggaggagaggagtggggaggaagaggggaggggagggggaggagaggagtggggagggagaggggaggggaggaggtccAAAGGTCTGCACCGAATGTCTCGAGGTACCTTATGGACCCAAGAGGAAAGTGGTGGAGATGTTGCAGGTGAAGGCCTGGGCCCCTAGCCCTCCCTGGATCTGGCCAGTGCCCGGTGCATCCTCCCCCTAGAGAGCCAGGTGCATCTCCTCTCCCAGCCTCCGGTCTTTGGATTTGAGCCTGGGCTTGCTTGGAcccagggtgaggcaggaagGGCACTGTGCCTGCTCTGAGCCTGGTGGCCTCTTCTGCCTGCATGCCTGTCACTGCTGTGAGGAAGGCACCCCCTCGGGATGTGGGAGAGTGGGCCGAGCCATCCCAGCAGGCCCTAGCCCACTGACCGCCAGCCAACCACAGCAGCACAAGCCCAGGATGGAGAGTCGGGCCCGCTAGGAGCCTAAGCCAGGCCTGTTGCTGGCAGAAATTGGGGTGTTTGCTGTGCAGCCCCGGCTGCAGGGTTCAGCCCCACCCTCCCCTCATGCACACCCGTGACTTCTTTATCAAACACGCTTGTGTCTCCGAAATCCTCATCTCCCTGGAAGCTCTGAACTCCCCACCCGCCCCTCCACTGCGCGGCCTGGGGACACTCTGAACCCAGGCTCCTGGTCAGGCCCACACCTGGACTCTGGTCTTCCCTTCCCATGCCCCACATGCCCATCTCGCTTGCCTTTCCAACCCGTCCCCCCACTTCTCCCCAGACCCACAGACCCCCAGGCCCAGCCACCTGCCCTGGACTCCAGTTGGGTTGCGGGCAGCTCCCTCCACGCCGCTCCCAGCTCAGCCCCCATCTCCCACTCAGCACACATGGGCCAGCCCCCACCCTGTGCCCTTTGGGGCCAGAACAAGGCCCTTACAAGGCCTCGAGGGGCTGCAGGGTCTGGCCGTCAATGCCAGCTCCCTGTGGCCACTGTCCCCCCTGCATCTGTGCCCCCGCTGCCCTCCACTGACCTCCTGGAGAGGCCAGTTCCCTGGCCCAGCAAGTGTCACTTCCCCGCCCCACCTTCCCTGAGGGCTATTGCTCACACTTGCGGCTCCTGGAGTGATTCTCAGGGTATGCAGCAGCACGCTCAGGTGATGACGGGACTGACAGCTGCCTCTCTGGACAGGCCATCAGCTCTACACCTGTTGTGCTCCCAGCCCTGTGCCTGGGCCTAGTCCATGCCTGGCCCGAGGCCCAGGAGGGGCTTGGGACACTGCTGGATCGCCAGCGGCTTCCTGAGAGGATGTCAGCAGTCAAGGAACCCAGCCATGGCACAGAGAAGGCAGGCGACAAGGCTTCCCAGGACCAGCCTGCGCTCTATTACACAGCAGACGGGCACCAGCACCATGCCCAGGACACAGGCACAGGCCCCACTTGTCACCTCCCTCCCAGGTGGCACGTGACCCCCTCTCCTGCAGTCACTCTGCAGTCAGAGCTGGGTTCCACACTGCTGCAGTCTGGGGTCACCTATCAACAAACCACTGAACCTGAAGAACTCTCATTTCATCCGGAACAACATGCCCAGGGCCTGGGAGAACCACAGTCGAAGGCAACAAGCAGGGTGGCCGGCTCTCAGGGCAGGAGGGTGTGTGCGCAGGACgctgtgggggagggaagaggctgAGAGAGGGCTGCTGGGGGACATGCCTGCCCCGGTCAGCTCATGGGCCCAGTGGACCAGTGTCCCTTGGGGTGGCAGGGCCAAGAGCGGAGCCCAGAGGACCTCACCGTCTTTGGGGAGGATGGTGGCCTCCTCGGTGAGCTTCAGGATGGCGCAGGTGTCCAGGAATTCCCGCAGACTCAGGAAGCTGGAGATGTTCTGTCTTCCTGTGGCCAGGGGGAGTCACAGAGCAGGGGCCGTCGCTGTCCTAAGTCTGCACCTGGACCCTGCCCCACCCCGTCAGTCTGCCCTGTCCCCCGTTTTCAAGGCaggagagctggggctggggtcacCACTGGAGGTGGCCTCTTGGGGAGCCCCTTCTGCCTCAGAATCCTGACAAGCCCACCTGAATGTGTCCACTGAGACAAGACCCCCTCCCCCGTCTCCAACGCGCCTGCTCAGTGCCCACGGCTGTGTCTGGTAGTGGGTTTAGGCCTCTTACCCCAGCTTCAGTCACCTCCACACCCCCACCCAGTGCAGACCCTGCCTCAACCCCGCCCCATCACACCCAGTCACCCCATCCTGCCCCTCTCTTCCCCAGGCCTTGTAACCTGCACCCACCCCAAATCCCAGCACCCTCCTGGGAGGCCTCTGCCTCCCTGTGAGGGTCTCCCACTCACCCCCACTGCAGCCACTTCCAGGCCCTGCACACCGTGGTCTCCTTCACTGCCCTGGCTCCTACCACCCACCCTGACCAAACGCCCTCCTTGCCAGCAGCTGCTCACCTGCCAGCCTCCCTACCAGGTCTTGCCTCCTGTCAGCTGGCACCGCCAGCCATGAACAGCCCTCGCCCTCCACTACCCTCTGCTCTGACTCCCGGGTGCAGCCCATGGCCCTAGGGGCTCCAGCGGGGCCCACTTACCAAAGAGCATCACGTTCTTGTAGTTGCGCTCGGCACGCCCCAGGCGGAGGTACACCAGGCCGTAGCTGTAGTCAGTGGACAGCACGTGGAAGCCCTTCACCCCCTTCACTGCGAGAGAAGCCCAAGGCCCACTGACACGGTCCATACCGCCCACAGCTGGACATCTGGCCTGCCGTCTGGCCCGGGACCCTGCCTCCCAGGCCAGGCTGCCCAGAGGAATGCAGTGAGCTCTGGACCCAAGCCCTCTGACTGCCCCGTCTCCCAGGTATCCTACCGAAGCCTCTGACAGCCCTGTCCTGGggtcctgcctgccctgcccaccaTACACTCTGGGCACAGGGCCGCTGCCGGGACCTGGCCCAGTTTCCCACGCCCTTGTGTCCTACGCACAGGTATTCCTGAACACCGGCTTCTTCTTGTCTTTCCTCAGGATCAGCTCCTGGGACTGGCAGCCCTGGGACCTGAGGTCAAGAAGGTGCAGGCTCAGGGCCAGGGCCCTTCCTGCCTCTGGCTGCCACGCCCCCAAGGTCATCTGGTCTGGTCCAACTCCCACCAGGCCTCGGCCTGGGGGTCACCAGTTTGGATGTACCCCCCACCCTGAAGAGGTGGGGCTGTCTTGTAGAACTTGCAGACTGGCCTCAGTCAGCTTTCCACCTGGACTCCTTTCCCTTTCCCGCCAGCTTCTTCCTCTTGGGAAGGGTGTGCCGCTGGTCAGTCTGTGACGGTGTGCTGGCCCACCACCCTGCCCACTCACCTGCTGAAGGCCACGACCACCCTCAGGTGGCCTCCTCGGTGCACCTTCACCACAGACGCTCCCAGCTTCCTCTTGTCTGGGGCTGGCACGAAGCCCCGGGCATTAGTGGCCACCGCAAGAATGTACCAGAACCCTGAGAACTGGGGGGGCCAGTATTGGAGCTGCCACCTGGcgctgcccccaccccaggctcccagCCAGAGAACTGACTGGATAAACCACCCTTTCCTAGATCTTCACAGGGCCTGCTCCTCTCAGCAGGCACAGCTCCAGGCTGGCCAGTCAGGTTCAGGTGGCACAGGGCCAGGCTGCGGGCACTGGCAGCTCAGAGCTTCCCCTGCCCACTTCAGAGGTGGGCTTCTTCCTGCCGTGGTGTCTGGGGCCCTGGCCCACTCAGCCCCTCCCCTGCATCCTGTTACAGATCCCTGTGGCCCACCCGCTGCCCCGGGGTCCCACCAGGGATGCTGTAGCTCCCACCAGCGCCTCCCACCCAGCTGGTCTCCTCTCTCCAGCACATGCCCTCCAGCACCCCCCAGGGTCTCCCTGCTGCCTTGCCCTCAGGCCCCTTGGCCAAGAACCTCTTGGGACCCTGGGGCCGAGGACTGCAGTGGGAGAGGCCAGGTGGGCCTGGCAGGAGCCTGTGCCCTGCTCTGctgctgcccctgcccactgtgTCCTGGCATGGGCACCAGTAGACAGTGACTCACCTTGCCCCAGTTGAGGGCGTTGGACTCCTTAGGGAAATTTTTCTGGGGCTGGGACCCCACGTCCAGGGTCAGCGCCACCAGCAGCACTAGCACCAGCCCAGGCCTCATCCTCACTTGCCCTCAGCCCGAGAGCCTGGTCACTGCATGTAAATGTCCCTGACTGCCACGCCCTGCCATGGACATCTGACCACCCCAGCACCTTGAGCCAGCCTAGGCCAGGTGGGCAGGACAAGGGTAGGAGGTGGGCAGCTGTGGCTTtgggctctgcccctcctcctgaCACAGGGCCTGCCCAGCACTGGGCCCTCACATAGCCAAGTCGACTGCTGTGGACACTGCTGTTCTGGGAGGTCCCCAGAGAAGATGCCATCATGTTCCCACAGGCTACACCAAGGTCCCTTATGCCTTCA
This portion of the Ictidomys tridecemlineatus isolate mIctTri1 chromosome 4, mIctTri1.hap1, whole genome shotgun sequence genome encodes:
- the Lcn10 gene encoding epididymal-specific lipocalin-10: MRPGLVLVLLVALTLDVGSQPQKNFPKESNALNWGKFSGFWYILAVATNARGFVPAPDKRKLGASVVKVHRGGHLRVVVAFSRSQGCQRQARCPAVGGMDRVSGPWASLAVKGVKGFHVLSTDYSYGLVYLRLGRAERNYKNVMLFGRQNISSFLSLREFLDTCAILKLTEEATILPKDASCAHTLLP